Proteins co-encoded in one Centroberyx gerrardi isolate f3 chromosome 18, fCenGer3.hap1.cur.20231027, whole genome shotgun sequence genomic window:
- the mtfr2 gene encoding mitochondrial fission regulator 2 gives MSLLEDILDVLRCVLEYFGVPPDMLVPVWDSQLCGQYRSIVRMIGTNLPLTPTPRVHFQIPLHTYRPHGYVDITVDTPAIPSFADVLWVEEDEGDNFAKIRNQLPPKKQSTVNWNGVRDPVLALNRAQRGGMALRQKAEPDALRKITALEDELLKLRAQIAMIVTAAPASGLTPSQNAPDTPLRSPPPPPALTSTPRCPAPPPPPPPPLPPPCPSSSTENSSVLDLIRQRRNADKPHVQGKGPALSQGGQLKPQDSGQTRGSQAKGIPSMLDVLKDLNQVKLRTVERSPGGTPVRRRRSKGGAALLSDPAGLIAEALRKKFSQHHHNNSSDKENSLELSPFGSPETPRVLQLTRRSQGRLHL, from the exons ATGTCTTTACTAGAGGATATTCTGGATGTGCTGCGCTGCGTCCTGGAGTATTTTGGAGTGCCTCCAGACATG CTGGTTCCAGTGTGGGACAGTCAGCTGTGCGGTCAGTATCGCAGCATTGTGCGGATGATCGGGACAAACCTCCCACTGACACCTACCCCACGTGTCCACTTTCAG ATCCCTCTGCACACCTATAGGCCCCATGGATATGTTGACATTACTGTGGATACTCCTGCCATCCCCTCATTTGCTGATGTGCTGTgggtggaggaggatgagggggacAACTTTGCTAAAATCAG GAACCAACTGCCTCCAAAGAAGCAAAGTACTGTAAATTGGAATGGGGTGAGAGACCCAGTGCTGGCCCTGAATCGAGCCCAGAGAGGAGGCATGGCTCTGAGGCAGAAGGCGGAGCCGGATGCCCTGAGGAAGATCACAGCCCTGGAGGACGAGCTGCTCAAACTACGAGCCCAGATCGCAATGATCGTTACAGCAGCGCCGGCTTCAG GTTTGACCCCTTCCCAGAATGCCCCAGACACTCCTCTGAggtctcctcctccacctccagctctgACCTCCACACCTCGCtgtcccgctcctcctcctcctccccctcctcctctacctcccccCTGCCCCAGCTCCTCCACTGAGAATTCATCCGTGTTGGACCTGATCCGCCAGCGCAGGAATGCGGACAAACCCCATGTCCAGGGGAAAGGTCCGGCGCTGAGTCAGGGTGGTCAGCTCAAGCCCCAGGACTCGGGCCAAACCAGGGGTTCGCAGGCTAAGGGGATCCCCTCCATGCTGGATGTACTGAAGGATTTGAATCAAGTTAAATTGCGCACAGTGGAGAG GTCACCAGGGGGCACACCGGTCAGAAGGAGGCGCAGTAAGGGGGGCGCAGCGTTGCTCAGCGACCCGGCGGGTCTTATCGCTGAAGCACTAAGGAAGAAGTTTTCCCAGCATCACCACAACAACTCCTCCGACAAAGAGAATTCACTTGAACTATCTCCATTTGGCAGTCCAGAAACGCCCCGG GTTCTTCAGCTCACCAGACGCAGCCAGGGACGCCTCCACCTGTGA
- the armc1l gene encoding armadillo repeat containing 1, like: protein MMDALSVVSQLRDLASEPQNREAIVQDQGCLPGLVLFLDHQNPEVLFATLQTLRYLAELSPNIPTMKNELGMMVSLENLVDRVGLTIDITSLAKEVYGILSAPANPAPRTPERERRKKSQFFINSSSKKAKSVTLHIQGLDSTDQRGLCEEALLAVKGVISFTFQMASKRCTVRIRSDLPTESLASAIAATKVLSAQQVVRNEAGEEVLIPLNPSGVEVEQNAALPDYLPEEEESPEREADRAISRTTAKDDSSGSWLNAAASFLTKTFYW, encoded by the exons ATGATGGATGCGCTGTCAGTGGTGAGTCAGCTGCGGGACCTGGCCTCTGAGCCGCAGAACCGAGAGGCTATAGTCCAGGACCAGGGTTGTCTTCCCGGACTGGTTCTCTTCCTGGACCACCAGAACCCAGAAGTGCTGTTCGCCACTCTGCAG aCCCTGCGCTACTTGGCCGAGTTGTCTCCCAACATCCCCACCATGAAGAATGAACTGGGTATGATGGTGAGCTTGGAGAATCTGGTGGACAG GGTTGGCCTGACTATTGACATCACATCCTTGGCCAAGGAGGTTTATGGCATTCTGAGTGCGCCTGCCAACCCTGCACCCCGCAccccagagagggagaggaggaagaagtcaCAATTCTTCATTAACTCCTCCAGCAAGAAGGCCAAGTCTGTCACTCTGCACATCCAGGGACTGGACAGCACT GACCAGCGAGGCTTGTGTGAGGAGGCTCTTCTTGCGGTCAAAGGAGTGATCAGCTTCACCTTCCAGATGGCCTCCAAGAGATGCACCGTCCGCATCCGCTCAGACCTGCCCACTGAG AGTCTGGCGTCGGCCATCGCTGCTACCAAGGTGCTGTCAGCCCAGCAGGTGGTGAGGAATGAGGCAGGAGAAGAG GTTCTTATCCCTCTGAACCCGTCTGGAGTGGAGGTGGAGCAGAACGCAGCTCTTCCAGACTACctcccagaggaggaggagagcccaGAGAGGGAGGCGGACCGCGCCATCTCCCGCACCACAGCCAAGGATGATTCCAGTGGAAGCTGGCTCAACGCTGCTGCCAGTTTCCTCACCAAAACCTTCTACTGGTGA